The Mycolicibacterium mageritense genome contains a region encoding:
- a CDS encoding putative baseplate assembly protein yields the protein MLPAPNLDDRTFQSLVDDARRLVHRRCPEWSDHNISDPGITLIETFAMMVDQLIYRLNRVPDRNYIKFLELLGLELRPPGAAQGEATFWLSAPQAQAITVRAETEVSTDRTDLDEPIVFSTTEKLEIIPCSLEGGRVATATTQGEAVSQRNEVGGVEFRCFSDRPEPGDVLLIGLDKAVPNCAVLLRVDCRVSGVGVDPTNPPYVWEAWTGGPDWVPCELGSDETKAFNKPGDVILHVPRGHVLDSPPRVGGEARGWLRCRLVEPAPGQSTYSESPFITSISACTVGGTARIINARVIRDEPIGTSDGTAGQRFVLQHRPVLPWTGSVLTVTADGETTEWRPVDHFGEQDHSSQAFHIDPVFGDVVFGPMVRESDGTVRQYGRIPRKSATLQMAAYRTGGGRKGNVGVGQIRVLKTSVPYVSRVENRRAAVGGAEAETVEEVKARGPMLLRTRGKAVTARDFEQLTLEVAPEVARAHCLTAADEREAGVVRVLIVPHVASDAMNLVRREDLDPEPETIQRIKNHLNQRRLVGTRLIVERPSYRGVTVVVTLSVLPEYSREHVKTDVQRALNSLLHPLTGGPDGAGWPIGRAVQVHEVTAALAHIPGVDMARKVTVQLFGVDPATGRRSNEPADVIPLARNELAYSFGRHSVRVADR from the coding sequence ATGTTGCCCGCACCCAATCTCGACGACAGGACGTTTCAGAGCCTGGTGGATGACGCCCGCCGCCTGGTGCATCGCCGCTGCCCCGAATGGTCCGATCACAACATCTCCGATCCGGGTATCACGCTGATCGAGACGTTCGCGATGATGGTCGACCAGCTCATCTACCGGCTCAACCGGGTACCCGACCGCAACTACATCAAGTTTCTCGAACTGCTCGGACTGGAACTGCGGCCGCCCGGAGCCGCGCAGGGCGAGGCCACGTTCTGGTTGTCCGCGCCACAGGCCCAGGCCATCACGGTGCGCGCGGAGACCGAGGTGAGCACCGACCGCACCGACCTCGACGAGCCGATCGTGTTCTCCACCACCGAGAAACTCGAGATCATCCCGTGTTCGCTGGAAGGCGGTCGGGTGGCCACCGCGACCACCCAGGGCGAGGCCGTGTCGCAGCGCAATGAAGTGGGCGGCGTGGAGTTCCGGTGTTTCTCCGACCGGCCAGAGCCCGGCGATGTGCTGCTGATCGGCCTGGACAAGGCTGTGCCGAACTGCGCGGTGCTTCTGCGGGTGGACTGCCGGGTGTCGGGTGTCGGCGTCGATCCAACCAACCCGCCGTATGTCTGGGAGGCCTGGACCGGCGGGCCCGACTGGGTGCCGTGCGAGCTGGGTTCCGACGAGACGAAGGCGTTCAACAAGCCCGGGGACGTGATCCTGCACGTCCCCCGCGGTCACGTGCTCGACTCACCACCGCGAGTCGGTGGCGAAGCCCGCGGCTGGCTGCGCTGCCGGCTCGTCGAACCCGCGCCCGGGCAGTCGACCTACAGCGAATCACCGTTCATCACATCCATTTCCGCGTGCACGGTCGGCGGCACCGCACGCATCATCAATGCCAGGGTGATCCGCGACGAGCCGATCGGTACCTCCGACGGGACTGCGGGGCAGCGCTTCGTGCTGCAACACCGGCCGGTGCTGCCGTGGACCGGAAGCGTGCTCACCGTCACCGCCGACGGCGAGACCACCGAATGGCGCCCGGTGGATCACTTCGGAGAACAAGATCATTCGAGTCAGGCGTTCCACATCGACCCGGTGTTCGGTGACGTGGTGTTCGGGCCCATGGTGCGCGAATCCGACGGCACTGTACGCCAGTACGGACGGATCCCCCGCAAGTCCGCCACGTTGCAGATGGCCGCCTACCGCACGGGCGGCGGCCGGAAAGGCAACGTCGGCGTCGGACAGATCCGGGTGCTCAAGACGAGTGTGCCGTACGTGTCGCGGGTGGAGAACCGGCGGGCCGCGGTGGGCGGCGCGGAAGCCGAGACCGTCGAGGAGGTGAAGGCGCGCGGTCCTATGTTGCTGCGGACCCGCGGCAAAGCCGTCACGGCACGCGATTTCGAACAGCTCACGCTTGAGGTGGCGCCGGAAGTGGCGCGGGCACACTGCTTGACCGCGGCCGACGAGCGCGAAGCCGGTGTGGTACGCGTGCTGATCGTGCCGCACGTGGCCAGCGACGCCATGAACCTGGTGCGCCGCGAGGATCTCGATCCGGAGCCCGAGACCATCCAGCGGATCAAGAACCACCTCAATCAGCGGCGTCTGGTCGGCACCCGGCTGATCGTCGAACGGCCGAGCTATCGGGGAGTCACCGTCGTCGTCACGCTGTCGGTACTGCCGGAATACTCGCGCGAGCATGTGAAGACCGATGTGCAGCGGGCACTCAACAGCCTCCTGCACCCACTGACGGGCGGTCCGGACGGCGCCGGCTGGCCCATCGGCCGCGCCGTCCAGGTGCACGAGGTGACGGCCGCGCTGGCGCACATCCCCGGCGTCGACATGGCCAGGAAGGTCACCGTTCAACTGTTCGGGGTCGACCCGGCGACCGGTCGACGTTCCAACGAGCCGGCCGACGTGATCCCCCTGGCCCGCAACGAACTCGCGTATTCGTTCGGCCGGCACAGCGTCCGGGTGGCTGACCGATGA
- a CDS encoding GPW/gp25 family protein, translated as MAHDFIGAGWNFPLQVDPTNAIGLATQVRDIEQAIEIIIRTAPGERPMRPEFGCRIQDHLFSPMNDATLAAIANDVRRALERWEPRIDVEDVKVVFDRGDLGTAHIDVGYRVRGYNDERNLVFPFYVIPEEADAPPSAELPPMYLTNGA; from the coding sequence ATGGCGCACGACTTCATCGGGGCGGGCTGGAATTTCCCGCTGCAGGTCGACCCGACCAACGCGATCGGCCTGGCCACCCAGGTGCGCGACATCGAGCAGGCCATCGAGATCATCATCAGGACCGCCCCGGGCGAGCGGCCCATGCGGCCCGAATTCGGCTGCCGCATCCAGGATCACCTGTTCTCACCGATGAACGATGCGACGTTGGCGGCGATCGCCAACGATGTGCGCCGGGCCCTGGAACGGTGGGAGCCCCGCATCGACGTCGAGGACGTGAAGGTGGTGTTCGACCGGGGTGACCTCGGTACGGCCCACATCGATGTCGGCTACCGCGTGCGGGGGTACAACGACGAGCGCAACCTGGTGTTCCCGTTCTATGTGATCCCCGAAGAAGCGGACGCCCCGCCGTCGGCCGAGCTTCCCCCGATGTATCTGACGAATGGGGCCTGA
- a CDS encoding PAAR domain-containing protein produces the protein MPPAARVGDLTAHPGTIGPPGVPTVLIGGSPAATVGTPHACAFPGVVPHPPNAIIPPGCPTVLIGGMPAARVGDMTACGAPILPPGCPTVLIGG, from the coding sequence ATGCCACCCGCAGCGCGTGTCGGAGATCTGACGGCTCACCCCGGCACGATCGGCCCTCCCGGCGTTCCGACGGTGCTGATCGGCGGCAGCCCGGCGGCCACCGTCGGAACCCCGCACGCATGCGCGTTCCCCGGCGTCGTTCCGCACCCGCCGAACGCGATCATTCCGCCGGGATGCCCGACGGTGCTGATCGGCGGTATGCCTGCCGCCCGGGTCGGCGACATGACGGCCTGCGGTGCCCCGATCCTTCCCCCCGGCTGTCCCACCGTGCTGATCGGAGGCTGA
- a CDS encoding VgrG-related protein, with product MATSASFVIDVDGSPLPDDIGPLLVSAYVDSSLRLPDAFMLRFRDPNRIVIEKAKVKIGSKVKITVGSTQTDVPEKLIEAEVTSLEAEIGGPGSFTIVRGYDPAHRLFRGRHTKSYTQTTASDAVTQISQRAKIPTDQITPSKTVFDHLGQFGQTDWEFLDGMARRIGYELTVKDNKLNFRPREVASKAPSDDAKGTDPLVLRLGIDLLRFRSVITAAEQVSEIEVRGWDVAQKRKIVSTVPAGTKSVELPTMKPADMAKPFGDPRYVASDVAYRTQSEADTASAALAEEIGSSFAEIDAVARGNPKLRANVGVTIENAGVPFDGKYTLTAARHRYDPANGGYTTAFSVTGRQERSLYGLTAGGGRTSGTAGVVVAQVSDANDPTNQGRVKLTFPWLSDDYVSDWARTVQPGAGKDRGAMVVPEVGDEVLVAFEQQDPLRPYVLGGLHNGIDTANTKGTKLIDSGSGAVNRRSVISRNGHRIDLLDENGRTEGITAETGDGKLKLTLDAVGTRVVVHSDGTVLIEGRKGIVIDAGPANLDLKGKKISLTATNGVAVAGGSGPVDVETQVALSLKGTTVKVAAKAAGEFKAGGPNVITGTPVKIN from the coding sequence ATGGCCACTTCCGCAAGCTTTGTCATCGACGTCGACGGCAGCCCGCTACCCGACGACATCGGCCCGCTGCTGGTCTCGGCCTACGTCGACTCGAGCCTGCGCCTGCCCGATGCGTTCATGCTGCGCTTCCGCGACCCGAACCGGATCGTGATCGAGAAGGCGAAGGTCAAGATCGGCAGCAAGGTCAAGATCACCGTCGGCAGCACACAGACCGACGTGCCGGAGAAGCTCATCGAGGCCGAGGTGACCTCGCTGGAAGCCGAGATCGGCGGCCCCGGTTCGTTCACGATCGTGCGGGGTTACGACCCGGCGCACCGGCTGTTCCGGGGCCGGCACACCAAGTCCTACACCCAGACCACCGCATCCGACGCGGTCACGCAGATCTCGCAGCGCGCCAAGATCCCCACCGACCAGATCACGCCCAGCAAGACGGTTTTCGATCACCTCGGTCAGTTCGGCCAGACCGACTGGGAGTTCCTCGACGGCATGGCGCGGCGCATCGGCTACGAGCTCACCGTGAAGGACAACAAGCTCAACTTCCGTCCGCGTGAGGTCGCCAGCAAGGCCCCGTCCGACGACGCGAAGGGCACCGATCCCCTGGTGCTACGGCTCGGCATCGACCTGCTGCGGTTCCGGTCGGTGATCACCGCGGCCGAACAGGTCAGTGAGATCGAGGTGCGCGGTTGGGACGTCGCGCAGAAGCGCAAGATCGTCAGTACCGTCCCCGCCGGAACGAAAAGCGTTGAGCTGCCGACGATGAAGCCGGCCGACATGGCCAAGCCGTTCGGCGATCCGCGCTATGTCGCGTCCGACGTCGCCTACCGGACCCAGTCCGAGGCCGACACCGCCTCGGCTGCCCTGGCCGAGGAGATCGGCAGCTCGTTCGCCGAGATCGACGCGGTCGCCCGCGGCAACCCGAAACTGCGCGCCAACGTCGGTGTCACGATCGAGAACGCCGGTGTCCCGTTCGACGGCAAGTACACGCTGACCGCGGCCCGGCATCGCTACGATCCGGCCAACGGTGGCTACACGACCGCGTTCTCCGTCACCGGCAGACAGGAGCGCAGCCTGTACGGTCTTACGGCGGGCGGCGGCCGGACCTCCGGCACGGCAGGCGTTGTCGTCGCCCAGGTCAGCGATGCCAACGATCCGACGAACCAGGGCCGGGTGAAGCTGACGTTCCCGTGGCTGTCGGACGACTACGTCAGCGACTGGGCCCGCACCGTGCAACCGGGAGCCGGAAAAGACCGCGGCGCCATGGTGGTACCCGAGGTCGGCGACGAGGTGCTGGTGGCGTTCGAACAACAGGATCCGCTGCGGCCATATGTCCTCGGCGGTCTACACAACGGAATCGACACCGCAAACACCAAGGGCACCAAGCTGATCGACTCCGGCTCCGGTGCGGTCAACCGGCGTTCGGTCATCTCGCGCAACGGCCACCGCATCGACCTGCTCGACGAGAACGGCCGGACCGAGGGCATCACTGCCGAAACCGGGGACGGCAAGCTCAAGCTCACGCTGGATGCCGTCGGCACACGCGTCGTCGTGCACAGTGACGGGACGGTCCTCATCGAAGGACGCAAGGGAATCGTCATCGACGCCGGCCCGGCCAATCTCGATCTCAAGGGCAAGAAGATCTCGCTGACGGCGACCAACGGCGTCGCGGTCGCGGGCGGGTCCGGCCCCGTGGACGTCGAGACCCAGGTGGCGTTGTCGCTCAAGGGCACCACGGTCAAGGTCGCGGCGAAAGCTGCGGGCGAGTTCAAGGCCGGCGGTCCCAACGTCATCACCGGCACCCCGGTCAAGATCAACTGA
- a CDS encoding CIS tube protein, with amino-acid sequence MADKSIALKAPPPEKKGDAAPDTWAQPQYAFLEMWEPKHVKGGKPELGSLKDKITFQFNPKEVSITKSAKWERKPTKEKKAGPPEYSGAEPCKLSLELYFDAAAKDGVDVVASVDKLFSCCVPCKEVQKGEAPMPFLVVFNWGQVKSFAAYISQVQAKYTRFAANGIPIRATCTVNLEEIDVTPDPKQNPTSGALWADDVHTMVTGDSLALIAYREYGDPQLWRPLAAYNDIDDPMRVPNGTRLKLPRIDALATAG; translated from the coding sequence ATGGCTGACAAGTCGATCGCCCTCAAAGCGCCGCCACCCGAGAAGAAGGGCGACGCCGCGCCGGACACCTGGGCACAGCCGCAGTACGCATTCCTGGAGATGTGGGAACCCAAGCACGTCAAGGGTGGCAAGCCCGAACTCGGTTCCCTCAAGGACAAGATCACCTTCCAGTTCAATCCCAAGGAAGTGTCGATCACCAAGTCCGCCAAGTGGGAACGCAAACCCACCAAGGAGAAGAAGGCCGGACCGCCGGAGTATTCCGGTGCCGAGCCGTGCAAGCTGAGCCTGGAACTGTACTTCGATGCCGCCGCGAAGGACGGCGTCGACGTGGTGGCATCCGTGGACAAACTGTTCAGTTGCTGCGTGCCGTGCAAGGAGGTGCAGAAGGGCGAGGCGCCGATGCCGTTCCTGGTCGTGTTCAACTGGGGCCAGGTCAAGAGTTTCGCCGCCTACATCAGCCAGGTGCAGGCCAAGTACACGCGGTTCGCCGCCAACGGCATTCCGATCAGGGCAACGTGCACCGTCAATCTGGAGGAGATCGACGTCACGCCCGACCCCAAGCAGAACCCGACGTCGGGTGCGCTGTGGGCTGACGACGTCCACACGATGGTGACGGGTGATTCCCTCGCCCTGATCGCCTACCGCGAGTACGGAGATCCGCAGCTGTGGCGGCCCCTGGCCGCCTACAACGACATCGACGACCCGATGCGCGTCCCGAACGGCACCCGGCTCAAACTGCCCAGGATCGACGCGCTCGCGACGGCGGGGTGA
- a CDS encoding phage tail protein, with the protein MSPPKLPPEDKDEVFVGVCFAVKFDKTDVGKFSSCEGFGLEVVMEQREEGGNNGLVWQLPTRMKYSNIKLTRPIGPDSEKLTKWIVKALNGLKPTTGEIKAMDAAGNPVMTWQLQGVVPVRWTGPSLNLDSPKVFTETLEIAHHGFTPEKGTPNG; encoded by the coding sequence ATGAGCCCGCCGAAGCTGCCGCCGGAAGACAAGGACGAGGTCTTCGTCGGAGTCTGCTTTGCCGTCAAGTTCGACAAGACCGACGTCGGAAAGTTCAGCAGCTGCGAAGGATTCGGCCTTGAGGTGGTCATGGAGCAGCGCGAAGAGGGCGGCAACAACGGCCTGGTCTGGCAGCTGCCGACCCGGATGAAGTACAGCAACATCAAGCTGACCAGGCCGATCGGGCCCGACAGCGAGAAACTCACGAAGTGGATCGTCAAGGCGCTCAACGGCCTCAAACCGACCACGGGCGAGATCAAGGCCATGGATGCCGCCGGAAACCCGGTGATGACCTGGCAGCTGCAGGGCGTGGTACCGGTCCGGTGGACAGGGCCGAGCCTGAACCTGGACTCCCCCAAGGTCTTCACCGAGACCCTGGAGATCGCACACCACGGTTTCACTCCGGAAAAAGGCACCCCCAATGGCTGA
- a CDS encoding DUF6760 family protein has product MTCGPDVLYQEVSYLAYHLHWQLDAVLDLEHADRRRFVRLTRDLAAQR; this is encoded by the coding sequence GTGACGTGCGGACCCGACGTCCTCTACCAAGAGGTCAGCTATCTCGCGTATCACCTGCACTGGCAACTCGACGCCGTGCTCGACCTCGAACACGCCGACCGCCGCCGGTTCGTCCGGTTGACCCGAGATCTCGCCGCACAGCGCTGA
- a CDS encoding phage tail protein, giving the protein MALQDDDSSVGHSFGLEFDGIQIKAITEVTGLKMEQDVIEYKSNMAKDGKYNVKKLPGRWKAGECTLTRPLTKDNGFEKWVKDSQLGKMKDARKGGSIIVFDYEGEEVKRYNLTAAWPKSLELSSMKAGDTSVMTEKLVLTYEKCEPA; this is encoded by the coding sequence ATGGCACTGCAGGACGACGACAGCTCGGTAGGCCACTCTTTCGGTCTGGAATTCGACGGCATTCAGATCAAGGCCATCACCGAGGTGACAGGGCTCAAGATGGAGCAGGACGTCATCGAGTACAAGTCGAACATGGCCAAGGACGGCAAGTACAACGTCAAGAAGTTGCCGGGCCGCTGGAAGGCCGGCGAGTGCACGTTGACCCGTCCGTTGACCAAGGACAACGGCTTCGAGAAGTGGGTCAAGGACTCACAGCTGGGCAAGATGAAAGATGCCCGCAAGGGCGGCTCCATCATCGTGTTCGACTACGAGGGCGAGGAAGTCAAGCGCTACAACCTCACCGCGGCCTGGCCCAAGAGCCTCGAGCTCAGCTCCATGAAGGCCGGTGACACCAGTGTGATGACCGAGAAACTGGTGCTGACCTACGAGAAGTGTGAACCCGCCTGA
- a CDS encoding phage tail sheath family protein: MPTYLSPGVYVEETDSGSRPIEGVGTAVAAFIGLAERGPFNKPTLISNWTEYRKTFGGAIDGACLAESVAAYFQNGGGNSYVVRIGDGEGENGSAGTQPQLQAAPQGVLANYRVLALDPSTPPDRIRVEITPHHNEGEEQPSGVKLVVQRDGTTVEEYPNVSTARGKNNVATVVNAASQTVKLEQISGKATEELQAGMQVALSAPAEVAVTSAPERLSSDDYVGNVDERSGVAGLETIDEITMVCMPDLLTAYQRGAIDLDTVQSVQTAMIAHCELMGDRMAILDPPPGFNAQQIKEWRVDKARYDSKYAALYWPWITTGGGKYLPPSGFVAGIWGRNDDTRGVHKAPANEIVRGAIDVETTITRREHDLLNPAGINCIRAFPGRGIRVWGARTLSSDPAWRYINIRRLFNYLEESILTSTDWVVFEPNDYSLWAKLRRTIGAFLVNEWRRGALFGLTPDEAFYVKCDSETNPAEGIDAGEVVCEIGVAPVKPAEFVIFRLSQYSGGTSLVAE, from the coding sequence ATGCCGACGTATCTGTCGCCGGGTGTCTATGTAGAGGAAACCGACTCCGGCTCAAGGCCTATCGAAGGTGTGGGAACCGCCGTGGCGGCATTCATCGGCCTTGCGGAAAGGGGACCGTTCAACAAGCCGACACTGATCAGCAACTGGACCGAGTACCGCAAGACGTTCGGTGGCGCGATCGACGGTGCGTGCCTCGCCGAATCGGTCGCGGCCTACTTCCAGAACGGCGGAGGCAACTCCTACGTCGTGCGCATCGGTGACGGTGAAGGCGAGAACGGCTCGGCCGGAACGCAACCGCAGCTGCAGGCCGCCCCGCAAGGCGTCCTCGCCAACTACCGGGTGCTGGCCCTCGACCCGAGCACGCCGCCCGACCGGATACGCGTCGAGATCACCCCGCACCACAACGAAGGCGAAGAACAACCCAGCGGTGTCAAGCTGGTGGTGCAACGCGACGGCACCACCGTCGAGGAGTACCCCAACGTGTCCACCGCACGCGGTAAGAACAACGTCGCGACGGTCGTGAACGCAGCGTCTCAGACGGTCAAACTCGAGCAGATCTCCGGCAAGGCGACCGAAGAACTGCAAGCCGGCATGCAGGTGGCTCTCAGTGCACCCGCCGAGGTCGCGGTGACCAGCGCACCAGAGCGGCTCAGCAGCGACGACTATGTCGGCAATGTCGACGAGCGCAGTGGCGTCGCGGGTTTGGAGACCATCGACGAGATCACCATGGTGTGCATGCCGGATCTGCTCACGGCCTACCAGCGCGGCGCGATCGACCTGGACACCGTGCAGTCGGTGCAGACGGCGATGATCGCGCACTGCGAGCTGATGGGCGACCGGATGGCGATCCTCGATCCCCCACCGGGTTTCAATGCCCAGCAGATCAAGGAATGGCGCGTGGACAAGGCGCGCTACGACTCCAAGTACGCGGCGCTGTACTGGCCGTGGATCACCACGGGAGGCGGAAAGTACCTGCCGCCTTCGGGTTTCGTGGCGGGCATCTGGGGCCGCAACGACGACACGCGTGGCGTGCACAAGGCTCCGGCCAACGAAATCGTGCGCGGCGCCATCGATGTGGAGACAACGATCACGCGCCGCGAGCACGATCTGCTCAACCCGGCCGGCATCAACTGCATCAGGGCCTTCCCCGGCCGGGGCATCCGCGTCTGGGGTGCCCGCACCCTGTCGTCTGACCCGGCCTGGCGCTACATCAACATTCGCCGCCTGTTCAACTACCTGGAAGAGTCGATCCTCACGAGCACCGACTGGGTGGTGTTCGAACCCAACGACTACTCGCTGTGGGCCAAGCTGCGCCGCACCATCGGCGCCTTCCTGGTCAACGAATGGCGCAGAGGCGCGCTGTTCGGCCTGACGCCCGACGAGGCCTTCTACGTCAAGTGCGACAGTGAGACCAACCCTGCCGAAGGAATCGACGCCGGCGAAGTGGTGTGCGAAATCGGCGTCGCCCCGGTCAAACCCGCCGAGTTCGTGATCTTCCGTCTGTCCCAGTATTCCGGCGGCACCAGCCTGGTCGCCGAATAA
- a CDS encoding eCIS core domain-containing protein, producing the protein MRTHDSDHGRESELRPKASRLEEPESALAMKAALSGRLDVAGPAGLAGLQRTAGNAGTSALMDEDRSPVHDVVASGGSPLPADLRTDMEGRFGHDFGDVRVHNDAAAHRSATSVNAQAYTVGSNIVFQSGKYDPASDAGKHMIAHELTHVVQQRSGPVDGTDAGGGVKISDPSDRFEREAVANADHVMAAPAPVSAPAAGVQRIADTAAVQREEAPEEEETAQTFVQRQDEEAEEESA; encoded by the coding sequence ATGCGAACCCACGATAGCGACCATGGCCGTGAATCAGAATTGCGCCCCAAGGCTTCTCGGCTGGAAGAGCCGGAGTCGGCGTTGGCGATGAAAGCGGCGTTGTCCGGCCGGCTCGACGTGGCGGGTCCAGCGGGCCTGGCCGGCCTGCAGCGCACCGCGGGCAACGCCGGCACGTCGGCCCTGATGGACGAGGACCGCTCGCCGGTCCACGATGTGGTGGCCTCCGGTGGGTCGCCGTTGCCTGCCGACCTCCGCACCGACATGGAGGGGCGGTTCGGCCACGACTTCGGTGATGTCCGGGTACACAACGACGCGGCCGCGCATCGGTCCGCGACGTCGGTGAACGCGCAGGCCTACACCGTGGGGTCCAACATCGTATTCCAAAGCGGCAAGTACGATCCCGCGTCCGATGCGGGCAAGCACATGATCGCTCACGAGCTGACCCACGTCGTACAACAGCGCAGCGGGCCGGTCGACGGCACCGACGCCGGTGGCGGGGTCAAGATCAGCGACCCGTCGGACCGGTTCGAACGCGAAGCCGTCGCCAACGCCGACCACGTCATGGCGGCCCCGGCCCCGGTATCGGCACCCGCGGCGGGGGTGCAACGGATCGCCGACACCGCTGCGGTGCAACGGGAAGAGGCGCCGGAAGAGGAAGAGACGGCCCAGACGTTCGTGCAGCGCCAGGACGAAGAGGCCGAGGAAGAATCGGCCTGA